From Brassica oleracea var. oleracea cultivar TO1000 chromosome C3, BOL, whole genome shotgun sequence, a single genomic window includes:
- the LOC106328484 gene encoding glutathione S-transferase F10, translated as MVLTIYAPLFASSKRAVVTLVEKGVEFETVNVDLMKGEQRQPEYMAIQPFGKIPVLVDGDYKIFESRAIMRYIAEKYRSQGPDLLGKTIEERGQVEQWLDVEATSYHPPLLALTLNIVFAPLMGFPADEKVIKESEEKLGEVLDVYDAQLSKNEYLAGDFVSLADLAHLPFTEYLVGAIGKGYMIKDRKHVSAWWDKISNRAAWKEVSEKYALPV; from the exons ATGGTGTTGACAATCTATGCGCCTTTATTCGCTTCTTCCAAGAGAGCTGTAGTGACGTTGGTGGAAAAGGGAGTAGAGTTCGAGACTGTCAATGTCGATCTCATGAAAGGAGAGCAGAGGCAGCCTGAGTATATGGCCATTCAG CCTTTCGGTAAGATCCCTGTGCTCGTTGACGGTGACTACAAAATCTTTG AGTCACGTGCCATCATGAGGTACATAGCAGAAAAATACAGATCACAAGGACCTGACTTGTTAGGAAAGACAATTGAAGAGAGAGGACAAGTAGAGCAATGGCTTGACGTGGAAGCAACAAGCTACCATCCACCACTACTAGCACTAACGCTTAACATTGTCTTTGCACCACTCATGGGCTTTCCTGCTGATGAGAAAGTTATAAAAGAGAGTGAAGAGAAGCTTGGTGAAGTGCTTGACGTGTACGACGCACAGCTTTCAAAGAACGAATACTTGGCTGGAGATTTCGTGAGTCTAGCCGATTTGGCTCACCTTCCCTTCACTGAGTACCTCGTGGGTGCTATTGGGAAGGGTTATATGATCAAAGATAGGAAGCACGTGAGCGCGTGGTGGGATAAGATTAGTAACCGTGCTGCCTGGAAGGAAGTTTCTGAGAAATACGCATTGCCGGTTTAG
- the LOC106332129 gene encoding protein JASON gives MGCLFPCFRARPAQSTNSPGHSVSQRGHESKKNRLSDLFLSEEEKAPPSPCIHTDKDLNNKAQFLKASGTTPPTPVKIMKASENLETPQRGKQFTSSQFDSWISSNSDAVFHLDEKAPEPCGEVSEQTPSSCITDSHNSAKISTGTSDVGEESQGSIGTAFKEGVDRNSKVPLTAGNIMGKIKSVRFECDYDQCYSSSYSKNTTPKIPEKAGESNLLATSHNLTSLKLSDEIQTHGTIFPANKESTRMQACKVKTEIESPLSVTCGKLEDNSASVSPWVKQSEEKSNNNMTALSTITSRDRPIIGMVAAHWNEKEQSQISPKWWDGNGIPNSTNKYKEDQKVSWHATPFEERLEKALSEEGGQGFIPSRKLEVLEEAERDTAMSQLHHSAQSTSIVSF, from the exons ATGGGTTGTCTCTTCCCTTGCTTCCGTGCCAGACCCGCCCAATCTACTAACAGCCCCGGCCATTCCGTCTCTCAA AGAGGTCATGAATCAAAGAAGAATCGTTTGTCAGATTTGTTTCTCTCTGAAGAAG AGAAAGCACCTCCTTCGCCTTGTATTCATACGGACAAAGATCTCAACAATAAG GCTCAGTTTCTTAAAGCTAGCGGCACAACACCACCCACACCGGTTAAAATTATGAAAGCATCCGAAAACCTGGAAACTCCTCAACGTGGAAAACAATTCACATCTTCCCAGTTTGATTCTTGGATCTCCAGTAACTCTGATGCAGTGTTTCACTTGGATGAGAAAGCACCTGAACCCTGTGGAGAGGTTTCAGAGCAAACTCCTAGCAG TTGCATAACTGATTCCCACAACAGTGCAAAGATCTCCACTGGAACTAGTGATGTTGGTGAAGAAAGCCAAGGAAGCATTGGTACTGCTTTCAAGGAAGGGGTGGATAGAAACAGCAAGGTGCCACTCACAGCTGGCAACATCATGGGAAAAATAAAGTCGGTGCGATTTGAATGTGATTATGATCAATGTTACTCTTCTAGTTATTCCAAGAACACCACTCCAAAGATACCTGAGAAGGCTGGAGAAAGTAATCTCTTAGCAACCTCGCATAATTTAACCTCATTGAAGCTGTCTGATGAGATTCAAACTCATGGAACCATCTTTCCTGCAAATAAGGAATCAACAAGAATGCAGGCTTGCAAAGTGAAGACAGAAATTGAATCTCCCTTATCAGTAACTTGTGGGAAGTTGGAAGACAACTCGGCTAGTGTTTCTCCTTGGGTGAAGCAGAGTGAAGAGAAGAGTAACAATAACATGACGGCTTTATCTACTATAACCTCTAGGGACAGGCCTATAATCGGAATGGTTGCAGCTCACTGGAATGAGAAAGAGCAATCACAAATCTCACCCAAATGGTGGGATGGTAATGGGATACCAAACTCTACAAACAAGTACAAAGAG GACCAGAAGGTGAGTTGGCACGCAACACCGTTCGAGGAGAGACTGGAGAAAGCACTTTCAGAAGAAGGTGGCCAAGGTTTTATCCCTTCAAG AAAACTTGAAGTACTGGAAGAGGCTGAGAGGGACACAGCTATGTCACAGTTGCATCATTCAGCGCAATCAACGTCAATCGTTTCCTTTTGA
- the LOC106328874 gene encoding uncharacterized protein LOC106328874, which yields MAVMSHDKAKGRLYESAHTRPIPYNSKIVGQENGGDDDDDDSDVAPAA from the coding sequence ATGGCAGTGATGAGTCACGACAAAGCAAAAGGCAGGCTATACGAGTCAGCTCACACACGGCCAATTCCTTATAACTCAAAAATTGTTGGCCAAGAGAACGGCGGAGACGATGACGATGACGACAGTGACGTGGCTCCGGCGGCTTGA
- the LOC106329825 gene encoding uncharacterized protein LOC106329825, producing the protein MTSRHTLRNAQGDVAFEDALQIRPLLKFFRNCRETQEEIKVLYTKALSTPALKVLPKVDDPGKFVFPCSIAGTTFKDALCDSGSCVNLVSKAIVDDLGIADVEHSQLTLTFANSSRAFPYGTIRSLHVQIGECIVPAEFQVVEMNKDHEMPLIF; encoded by the exons ATGACCAGTAGACATACTCTGAGAAACGCACAAGGAGA TGTTGCATTCGAAGATGCTCTGCAGATTCGTCCATTGCTCAAGTTTTTTAGAAACTGTAGAGAGACTCAAGAGGAGATCAAGGTCCTCTATACCAAAGCTCTGTCTACACCAGCACTGAAGGTATTGCCTAAGGTTGATGATCCTGGAAAGTTTGTTTTCCCATGTTCCATCGCAGGAACAACCTTCAAGGATGCTCTTTGTGACTCTGGTTCTTGTGTGAATCTCGTCTCAAAGGCTATTGTAGACGATTTGGGTATTGCTGATGTTGAGCATTCTCAGCTGACCCTGACCTTTGCAAACTCTTCCAGAGCATTCCCATATGGAACCATCCGTAGCCTTCATGTTCAAATAGGGGAATGCATTGTTCCTGCTGAGTTTCAAGTTGTTGAGATGAACAAGGATCATGAGATGCCTTTGATATTTTGA
- the LOC106328873 gene encoding indoleacetaldoxime dehydratase, whose amino-acid sequence MRDQNPTKMEIILMLSLCLTTLLALLLLKSILKRTATKVNVPPSPWRLPVIGNLHQVGLHPHRSLQSLSFRYGPLMFLHFGRVPVLVVSSGEVAYEVMKTHDLKFANRPRSKAVHRIMNGGRDVVFAPYGEYWRQMKSVCILNLLTNKMVGSFEKVREEEVNAMIEKLEKASRSSSSENLSELFITVPSDVTSRVALGRKHSDDETARDLKNRVRQIMELLGEFPIGEYVPSLAWIDRIRGFNDKVEEVSRGFSDLMDKVVQEHLEAGKKKVDFVDILLAIEGEMSNGFQVQRNDIKFIILDMFIGGTSTTSTLLEWTMTELIRHPECMKKLQDEIRSSSIPNSSYIKEEKVEKMKYLKAVIKEVLRLHPSLPLILPRVLSEDVKLMEYNIAAGTEVIINAWAIQRDTAIWGLEAEEFKPERHLDSPTDYRGKDLNYIPFGSGRRICPGIGFALGLAEVAVANLVGRFDWRVGFRPKGDQSDIAEAVGIDVCRKFPLIAFPSSVV is encoded by the exons ATGAGAGACCAAAATCCAACAAAAATGGAAATAATTTTAATGCTCTCTTTGTGCTTAACGACCCTCTTAGCCCTTCTCTTGCTCAAATCAATCCTTAAACGAACCGCCACCAAAGTGAACGTACCACCATCTCCATGGCGACTTCCCGTGATAGGAAACCTCCATCAGGTCGGACTCCACCCTCACCGTTCCCTCCAATCCCTCAGCTTCCGGTATGGACCACTCATGTTCCTTCATTTTGGCCGTGTCCCAGTACTCGTCGTCTCTTCTGGTGAAGTAGCTTATGAGGTTATGAAAACACACGATCTTAAATTTGCCAACCGCCCGAGATCAAAAGCTGTTCATAGGATTATGAATGGTGGGCGTGATGTAGTATTTGCTCCCTATGGAGAGTATTGGAGACAGATGAAG AGTGTATGCATTCTGAATTTACTCACCAACAAAATGGTTGGGTCCTTTGAGAAAGTAAGAGAAGAAGAGGTAAATGCAATGATTGAGAAGCTGGAGAAAGCAAGTCGGTCTTCTTCATCAGAAAATCTGAGCGAGCTCTTTATTACTGTACCAAGTGATGTTACGAGTAGAGTTGCCCTTGGAAGAAAACATAGTGATGACGAAACTGCGAGGGATCTCAAGAATCGAGTGAGGCAGATCATGGAGCTGCTAGGCGAGTTTCCGATAGGGGAATATGTCCCATCCTTGGCATGGATAGATAGAATCCGTGGATTCAATGATAAAGTGGAGGAAGTGAGTCGCGGGTTTAGCGATCTTATGGACAAAGTGGTGCAAGAACATCTAGAAGCTGGTAAAAAGAAAGTGGATTTCGTCGATATATTGTTAGCAATCGAAGGAGAGATGAGTAATGGATTCCAGGTTCAAAGAAACGACATAAAATTTATAATTTTG GATATGTTTATAGGAGGAACGTCAACAACTTCGACTCTACTAGAATGGACCATGACGGAACTGATTAGGCATCCCGAATGTATGAAGAAACTCCAAGACGAGATCCGGTCAAGTTCTATACCGAATAGTTCATACATAAAAGAAGAAAAAGTTGAGAAGATGAAATACTTAAAAGCCGTGATTAAAGAGGTGCTCAGGTTGCATCCTTCTCTTCCACTAATACTTCCTAGAGTTTTGAGTGAAGATGTTAAGTTAATGGAATATAACATAGCCGCAGGGACAGAG GTGATAATAAATGCTTGGGCAATCCAAAGAGATACTGCGATATGGGGACTAGAAGCAGAAGAATTTAAACCAGAAAGACACTTAGATTCACCTACTGATTATCGTGGAAAAGATTTAAACTACATTCCATTCGGATCAGGGAGAAGGATTTGTCCCGGGATAGGATTCGCTTTGGGTTTGGCAGAAGTGGCAGTGGCCAATCTTGTAGGCCGATTTGACTGGAGGGTAGGGTTTCGACCAAAGGGAGATCAATCTGATATAGCTGAAGCCGTTGGTATCGATGTTTGCCGCAAGTTCCCTCTGATTGCATTTCCATCTTCGGTTGTGTGA
- the LOC106328226 gene encoding glutathione S-transferase F9-like has product MVLKVYGPHFASPKRALVTLIEKGVAFETVPVDLMKGEHKQPAYLALQPFGTVPAVVDGDYKIFESRAVMRYVAEKYRSQGPDLLGKTVEERGQVEQWLDVEATTYHPPLLNLTLHIMFASVMGFPSDEKLIKESEEKLSAVLDVYEAHLSKSKYLAGDFVSLADLAHLPFTDYLVGPIGKAYMIKDRKHVSAWWDSISSRPAWKETLEKYSFPA; this is encoded by the exons ATGGTGCTAAAGGTGTACGGACCTCACTTTGCTTCACCGAAGCGAGCTCTGGTAACGCTCATCGAGAAGGGCGTCGCCTTCGAGACCGTCCCCGTCGATCTCATGAAAGGAGAACACAAACAGCCTGCTTATCTCGCCTTACAG CCTTTCGGTACCGTCCCTGCTGTTGTCGACGGCGACTACAAAATCTTCG AGTCACGTGCCGTCATGAGGTATGTAGCTGAGAAGTACAGGTCACAGGGACCTGACCTTTTGGGGAAAACCGTGGAAGAAAGAGGACAAGTTGAGCAGTGGCTAGACGTGGAGGCGACCACTTACCACCCACCGCTACTTAACTTGACACTTCACATAATGTTCGCGTCAGTCATGGGATTCCCATCTGATGAGAAGCTGATCAAGGAGAGCGAAGAGAAACTCTCAGCTGTGCTCGATGTCTACGAGGCACATCTCTCAAAGAGCAAGTACTTGGCCGGTGACTTCGTGAGCTTGGCTGACTTGGCTCACCTCCCGTTTACTGATTACTTGGTCGGTCCGATCGGGAAGGCTTACATGATCAAAGATAGGAAGCACGTGAGCGCGTGGTGGGACAGTATTAGCAGCCGTCCTGCGTGGAAGGAGACTCTTGAGAAGTATTCATTCCCGGCTTAA